In a genomic window of Telopea speciosissima isolate NSW1024214 ecotype Mountain lineage chromosome 5, Tspe_v1, whole genome shotgun sequence:
- the LOC122662500 gene encoding protein EARLY-RESPONSIVE TO DEHYDRATION 7, chloroplastic, producing the protein MASSKNPQNHSSLYPQVIESNPEATSPFLSSNSKSSSSMYPTVDTSVPTKDPKPYSSSTSSLYPSLDITDLAENLFPDIDEDGKNPKSQAPSAPIDSVEEVLIKVPGAIVHLIDKQYSVELAHGELTIVRLRQGENVVAVLARIGDEIQWPLAKDEPAVKLDESHYFFSLRVPTGDGSDSGEDENHGNDESENLLNYGLTIASKGQESLLKELDGILERYSAFSLQKVSGKAHSEVLDGSMAKEMAPSDLKSEKKKEMMEERSAAYWTTLAPNVEDYSGCIAKGIAAGSGQVIRGILWCGDVTVDRLKWGNEVLKKRMGPGTKEEISPQTLKRIKRVKRMTKMSEKVATGVLSGVVKVSGFFASSIVNSKAGKKFFSLLPGEIVLASLDGFNRVCDAVEVAGKNVMSTSSVVTTGLVSQRYGEEAAEATHEGFDAAGHAIGTAWAVFKIRKALNPKSAVKASTLAKTAAKAAAAEVKAKSKK; encoded by the exons ATCTAActccaaatcttcttcttctatgtatCCGACGGTGGATACGTCGGTGCCGACGAAGGACCCGAAACCctattcttcttctacttcttccctctatcCTTCGTTGGATATTACAGACCTCGCCGAAAATCTTTTTCCAGACATCGATGAAGATGGTAAGAACCCAAAGTCTCAAGCCCCTTCCGCCCCAATCGATTCGGTGGAAGAGGTTCTCATCAAGGTTCCAGGCGCCATTGTCCATCTCATCGACAAACAGTACAGCGTCGAACTCGCTCACGGTGAGTTGACAATCGTTCGTCTTCGGCAGGGTGAGAATGTTGTGGCTGTTCTTGCCCGTATTGGTGATGAGATCCAGTGGCCTCTGGCCAAGGACGAGCCTGCCGTCAAGCTTGACGAATCCCAttacttcttctcccttcgtgTTCCGACGGGAGATGGATCAGATTCAGGAGAGGATGAAAACCATGGGAACGATGAATCGGAGAATTTGTTGAATTATGGTCTGACAATTGCGTCCAAGGGGCAGGAGAGCTTGCTTAAGGAGCTGGATGGAATTTTGGAACGTTATAGTGCCTTCTCCTTGCAGAAGGTGTCGGGTAAAGCCCATTCGGAAGTCTTGGATGGATCAATGGCGAAGGAGATGGCTCCGTCAGACTTGaaatcagagaagaaaaaggagatgatggaggagaGATCTGCGGCTTACTGGACGACGTTGGCTCCCAATGTGGAGGATTACAGTGGGTGTATTGCCAAGGGGATTGCTGCTGGTTCTGGGCAGGTAATCAGGGGGATTCTCTGGTGCGGTGATGTTACTGTCGATAGATTGAAGTGGGGGAATGAAGTTCTAAAGAAAAGGATGGGACCCGGTACCAAAGAGGAGATCAGTCCTCAAACTCTGAAGAGGATCAAAAG GGTTAAGAGGATGACCAAGATGTCTGAGAAAGTGGCAACTGGCGTTCTTTCTGGGGTGGTGAAGGTTTCTGGTTTCTTTGCTAGCAGTATCGTAAATTCAAAAGCCGGCAAGAAATTTTTCAGTCTCTTGCCGGGGGAAATCGTCCTTGCTTCCCTTGATGGATTTA ATAGGGTATGTGATGCTGTTGAAGTAGCTGGAAAGAATGTGATGTCTACGTCCTCAGTTGTGACAACTGGGCTTGTTTCGCAGAG GTATGGAGAGGAAGCCGCTGAGGCAACCCATGAAGGGTTTGATGCTGCTGGGCATGCTATAGGTACTGCTTGGGCCGTCTTTAAGATACGCAAGGCACTCAATCCAAAGAGCGCCGTTAAAGCCTCCACACTGGCAAAAACTGCCGCTAAAGCAGCAGCTGCTGAGGTGAAGGCTAAAAGTAAAAAGTAG